A region of Numida meleagris isolate 19003 breed g44 Domestic line chromosome 26, NumMel1.0, whole genome shotgun sequence DNA encodes the following proteins:
- the WIPF2 gene encoding WAS/WASL-interacting protein family member 2 isoform X1 — MPIPPPPPPPPGPPPPPTFSQANTEPPKLSREEQRGRGALLQDICKGTKLKKVTQINDRSAPILEKPKGSGGSSYGSSSAAIPPKGGLFQGGVPKLRPVGAKDNSDSSGKQTLQVPSSRAAAPRPPVPASNSRPQDDSDNSRASPPELPRTQRPSLPDLSRPGTAGGTGMKHSSSAPPPPPPGRRATAPPAPPPAHGPKVSSYNREKPLPPTPGQRAPAGRDGPPAPPPVKPPPSPVSIRTGSGAQGQSLAPPPPPYRQPPGVPNGPSSPINESAPELPQRHNSLHRKTPGPLRGLAPPPPASASPSLQSSRPPPPARDPPSRGAGENSALLGPVVAGRRCPGSCWRWDAVRWSFLHGAVAIDIDPGVASGLSCSVGTPGCVWLFLSVVGCRLWLCSSSTRGHSVLLGREGSAGAAHCGFSPGLPKCHRGGDKQLQQNLRNAPAPFCELVLAP; from the exons ATGCCGAtcccgcccccgccgccgccgccacccggccccccgccgccccccacCTTCAGTCAG GCAAACACAGAGCCGCCAAAATTGAGCCGAGAGGAGCAGCGCGGCCGCGGGGCCCTCCTGCAGGACATCTGTAAAGGGACCAAGCTAAAGAAGGTGACACAAATCAATGACCGGAGCGCCCCGATCCTAGAGA AGCCCAAGGGCAGCGGTGGCAGCAGCTACGGCTCCAGCTCAGCTGCGATCCCGCCCAAGGGAGGCCTCTTCCAAGGGGGTGTGCCCAAGCTCAGACCCGTGGGAGCAAAAGACAACTCAG ACAGCTCCGGGAAGCAAACCCTGCAAGTCCccagctccagagctgctgcccccAGGCCCCCGGTGCCGGCCAGCAACAGCCGACCTCAGGATGATTCTGACAACAGCCGAGCCTCTCCGCCGGAGCTGCCGCGCACGCAGAGGCCATCCCTGCCGGACCTCTCGCGGCCCGGCACCGCCGGTGGCACTGGCATGAAGCACAGCTCGTccgccccgccgcctcccccgCCAGGCCGCCGTGCCaccgcgccgcccgccccccCGCCTGCGCACGGCCCCAAGGTCTCCTCCTACAACCGGGAGAAGCCCCTGCCGCCCACCCCGGGACAGCGAGCGCCTGCTGGCAGGGACGggccccccgccccgccgcccgtCAAACCCCCGCCCTCCCCAGTCAGTATCCGAACGGGGTCGGGGGCTCAGGGCCAATCCCTCGCCCCCCCACCGCCCCCTTACCGGCAACCCCCCGGTGTCCCCAACGGCCCTTCCAGCCCCATCAACGAGTCTGCCCCGGAGCTGCCGCAGAGACACAATTCCCTGCACAGGAAGACGCCGGGCCCCTTGCGGGGTCTCGCGCCGCCACCGCCTGCCTCAGCCTCCCCATCCCTCCAGAGCagccgccccccgccgccggCCCGGGACCCCCCCAGCCGTGGTGCAGGTGAGAACTCTGCTCTTCTGGGCCCAGTTGTGGCTGGTAGGAGATGCCCAGGGAGCTGTTGGCGCTGGGACGCAGTGAGGTGGTCCTTCCTGCACGGGGCAGTTGCCATTGATATTGACCCGGGGGTGGCTTCTGGGTTGTCTTGTTCTGTTGGCACTCCTGGTTGTGTCTGGCTCTTTTTGTCTGTTGTTGGCTGtaggctgtggctgtgcagctCAAGCACACGTGGCCACTCTGTCCTCCTGGGGCGGGAGGGGAGTGCTGGAGCTGCGCACTGCGGCTTCTCCCCTGGGCTTCCTAAATGTCACCGAGGCGGTGacaaacagctgcagcagaacctCAGGAACGCTCCAGCCCCGTTCTGTGAGCTGGTTTTGGCACCGTGA
- the WIPF2 gene encoding WAS/WASL-interacting protein family member 2 isoform X2: MPIPPPPPPPPGPPPPPTFSQANTEPPKLSREEQRGRGALLQDICKGTKLKKVTQINDRSAPILEKPKGSGGSSYGSSSAAIPPKGGLFQGGVPKLRPVGAKDNSDSSGKQTLQVPSSRAAAPRPPVPASNSRPQDDSDNSRASPPELPRTQRPSLPDLSRPGTAGGTGMKHSSSAPPPPPPGRRATAPPAPPPAHGPKVSSYNREKPLPPTPGQRAPAGRDGPPAPPPVKPPPSPVSIRTGSGAQGQSLAPPPPPYRQPPGVPNGPSSPINESAPELPQRHNSLHRKTPGPLRGLAPPPPASASPSLQSSRPPPPARDPPSRGAAPPPPPPMLRNGGRDAPPPPPPYRLHGSTEPPSRGKPPPPPTRTPAGPPPPPPPVRNGHRDSIATVRAFLDDFESKYSFHPVEDFPAPEEYKYFQRIYPSKTNRATRGAPPLPPIPR, translated from the exons ATGCCGAtcccgcccccgccgccgccgccacccggccccccgccgccccccacCTTCAGTCAG GCAAACACAGAGCCGCCAAAATTGAGCCGAGAGGAGCAGCGCGGCCGCGGGGCCCTCCTGCAGGACATCTGTAAAGGGACCAAGCTAAAGAAGGTGACACAAATCAATGACCGGAGCGCCCCGATCCTAGAGA AGCCCAAGGGCAGCGGTGGCAGCAGCTACGGCTCCAGCTCAGCTGCGATCCCGCCCAAGGGAGGCCTCTTCCAAGGGGGTGTGCCCAAGCTCAGACCCGTGGGAGCAAAAGACAACTCAG ACAGCTCCGGGAAGCAAACCCTGCAAGTCCccagctccagagctgctgcccccAGGCCCCCGGTGCCGGCCAGCAACAGCCGACCTCAGGATGATTCTGACAACAGCCGAGCCTCTCCGCCGGAGCTGCCGCGCACGCAGAGGCCATCCCTGCCGGACCTCTCGCGGCCCGGCACCGCCGGTGGCACTGGCATGAAGCACAGCTCGTccgccccgccgcctcccccgCCAGGCCGCCGTGCCaccgcgccgcccgccccccCGCCTGCGCACGGCCCCAAGGTCTCCTCCTACAACCGGGAGAAGCCCCTGCCGCCCACCCCGGGACAGCGAGCGCCTGCTGGCAGGGACGggccccccgccccgccgcccgtCAAACCCCCGCCCTCCCCAGTCAGTATCCGAACGGGGTCGGGGGCTCAGGGCCAATCCCTCGCCCCCCCACCGCCCCCTTACCGGCAACCCCCCGGTGTCCCCAACGGCCCTTCCAGCCCCATCAACGAGTCTGCCCCGGAGCTGCCGCAGAGACACAATTCCCTGCACAGGAAGACGCCGGGCCCCTTGCGGGGTCTCGCGCCGCCACCGCCTGCCTCAGCCTCCCCATCCCTCCAGAGCagccgccccccgccgccggCCCGGGACCCCCCCAGCCGTGGTGCAG ccccgccgcccccgccaCCCATGCTGCGAAATGGGGGGCGTGACGCCCCCCCGCCCCCACCCCCCTACAGACTGCATGGTTCTACTGAGCCCCCCAGCCGTGGGAAGCCGCCCCCGCCGCCCACCCGGACACCTGCCGggccacccccacccccaccgcCAGTGAGGAACGGGCACCGGGACTCCATCGCCACTGTCAGAGCATTCCTGG ATGACTTT